ATTAACAGCCTCGCTAATTCTCAAGCCGGCGCCGTAAGCCAAAGAAATTAGCAATTTATGCTTCGGGTTTCTGATTGATTCAATAATTTTTTTAATCTCTTCTCTCGAGAGAACAATAGGGAGTTTTTTACTTCGTTTGGCAAATTTCAAATCTATCTTCTTTGGCGATTTTAGTATTTCTCTATATAAAAACTTTACAGAATTTAACGCCAAGTTTATAGTTTGTGGCGATTGTTTTTTCTTTTGTTTCACAAAAAGAAACGTTCGGATAGCCTCATCTCTTGAATCAAATTTTTGTTTCTTTACAAAAATTAAGTATTCTTTTATATAACGCAAATAACTTTCAGCCGTTTTCGGACTATAATTACGCAATTGTAATTCTGTTTTTGTTTTATCTAAAATTGTTTGCATAAGGGAAGATTTT
This genomic window from Patescibacteria group bacterium contains:
- the xerA gene encoding site-specific tyrosine recombinase/integron integrase yields the protein MQTILDKTKTELQLRNYSPKTAESYLRYIKEYLIFVKKQKFDSRDEAIRTFLFVKQKKKQSPQTINLALNSVKFLYREILKSPKKIDLKFAKRSKKLPIVLSREEIKKIIESIRNPKHKLLISLAYGAGLRISEAVNLKVKDVNLEELTIHLKNAKSKKDRITICPEKIKIDLLNLITGKNLNDYVFESERGGKLSERTAQKIFKNAAEKAKIKKDATFHSLRHSFATHLLENGVDVRHVQELLGHSNIRTTQIYTQVTNPKLKNIKSPLE